The sequence below is a genomic window from Ipomoea triloba cultivar NCNSP0323 chromosome 2, ASM357664v1.
aataatgtacattcagtactcaaataatgtacctttagtatatttaaaatgtacattttccAAGTGATCATTGTAATTCAATATGCGTTTAGACATTTAGTGCATAATGTAGCTCTTGTTGCAACTTTCACTGAGTTTGGGATCTTCTTATAGTGCATCTGATAAATGTTGTCCCCAGAACATAATTTGCAGTATCTATTTAGTGAGGTATATTTGTAGTAATACTTGTCATAAAAGACAAATAACAGAGGTTTTTCTTTATTATAGGAAGTTGGATTATAATTATTGAACTATACCCTGGATTCTCTCTGTATAGAGGGTTGTATGAGCTCTCCAAATATGCAGAAGGTGGATATAAAGTTGGGACTTTTGGGATGCTCTGGGAATATCTAAGTTATAGCACAAATGGAATGCGAGAGGTTCTGATTATCACAACCACGGAATGGTTGGTGTTTCTAGTCATTGCATACTACCTAGATCAAGTCATATCATCTGGAAGTGGCGTCGCTAGAAGTCCGCTATTTTGTTTGCGAAAATCTCCAAAGCAGCTTTTATCATCGGTTCAAAAACCTCCTCAGAACGATGAATCTGCTATAGAAATGGAAAATGATGATGTGGCACAAGAGGTAGCTTGTAATGCTTTTGTTAAATACAATGTTGCagaaggcgctaggcgctaggctCTAGTCGGGCGCCTAGGGAGCACCTAGGCGGCCGAGTAATCTGAGTATATCATCTCCACTTTTCCCACTCAGGGCTAGGATTTGTTAGACTGTTATAATCCCCCAAACAAGTCAACTGCATATGTTAAATGGTTAGTTGAGTGCATAGCTGGAGAAATATAGAAGAGGAGTAGCTGAACAGGCAAAAAAATTCACTCGGCCGAGTTGGCTTTCAACTCGCCCGAGTTAGGTGCTCAACTCGGCAAGTCGGCCAGTTAGTTGGTCAACTGACTAAAAGCCGCCTATGGCTGAAATtgcctaggccgatttttacaacactggttAAATATGAGTTTGTATTACGGAAGTTATAGTAAATCAAATATAAGCTGGCTAATAAGAAAAGATTCATATGAGCATGCTTTAAGGCAGATTAACACACCACTTAAAGGGTTATACTTGTATAGATCTTACATTGATATGATTGGCAGGCTGTTTCTGCTTCCCCTTAGTTTGTTTTTAGCAACATTGGTAAAATATTCTTTACACAATTGCGTTTTTCGTGTTCCTTTTATCTGGTTTCAAGGCATCGtatcttttcattttttggtGAAATATTCCAAAAGAACACATCATTTTTAACCATAAACTTCATTGCTTTCCAGAGGAGGAAGGTTGAGCAACTGCTAAGTGAAAAGAATCCAAATTATACCACCATCTGCTATAACCTCAAAAAGGTGTATCCAGGAAAGGACGGGAATCCTGAAAAGTTTGCAGTAAAAGGATTAACTCTAGCATTAAAACGAGGGGAGTGTTTTGGTATGCTCGGTCCAAACGGTGCAGGCAAAACTACTTTTATTAGTATGGTTAGTAAAGATATGAAGCAGCACTACAACTCATGGTTGTTAACTAGTTTCTTTGTAGTAATTTGGTTTTAAATGATAGATGACTGGACTCTTGAATCCGAGCTCTGGGACAGCATATGTTGAGGGTCTTGATTTGCGAAGTCAAATGGGGCAAATATACCAGAGCATGGGTATTTGTCCCCAAGACAGGTACATACTATCATGTTTTTGTTCTGTCAAGGAAGTTTTTCCAAAGCCACACTTTTCTTTTGAACTCACACCATTTTATTCATTTCTTGAATGATTATATAGCTTGTTATGGGGCAACCTAACTGGAAGGGAGCACTTACTTTTCTATGGTAGACTCAAAAATCTCAAAGGGGCTGCCTTAATCCAGGTGAGTGAGTCTAACCCTTCACGAGAAAATCATATAGTCTGCAAGTTTATGACCGATCCAGTTTCATCACGACAGGCAGTGGAAGAATCTCTCAAAAGCTTTAACCTGTTCCACGGAGGAGTTGCTGATAGACTTGCGGGGAAATATAGTGGAGGCATGAGGCGAAGACTCAGTGTAGCGATTGCTTTGATCGGGGATCCCAAGGTATGTATACATTCTTAGCTTCTCAATTGCGTATGACAACTTGTACATGTTTTGAGGTTTTGCCACTTTGAGAAGCTAGCTGACTGATTATTGCATACAAATCTTGAAAATTTGAAGATTGTGTATCTGGATGAGCCCAGCACTGGCCTTGATCCAGCTTCAAGAAAACTGTTGTGGGATGTTGTTAAGCGTGCAAAACAAGATAGATCCATTGTTCTCACCAGTATACAACTTCTCTTTGTTTTAATATACATGTTCTTAGCATTCCTAGCGTTTTGTTTTTTGAAGAGTTAATACTAGCtggggtcctccgagtataatAGCACCGTCACATTTAGTCACTCACATGctccttcaacttttaaattattaagCATCTATGGTCCTAACTTTGCCCTTACTTAAACTAACGGAAGGACCGCATAtgattaaatttgaaagttgaaggaccactggtggttaaattgaaagtttaggactaaacgtggcacTGCCACTATACTCGACCCTATCTAGCTGGtattaactatttttaaataaaaatcatttcGTGTTGAGCCTGTAGGCATTTGAACTGAACAAACTGAATCCATTCTTGTCTTTAATAAGCTTTTCCATGCAAGAAAAAAGAGGATCATTACAAAGTGTATAGTCTTACTAATCTAACTAAATAAGTTTAACCAAAATGAAATGTTATTGAACTTTGCTAATAATAATTCAACCATGGTTCAGCACATTCCATGGAAGAGGCAGAATATCTTTGCGACCGTATAGGAATCTTTGTGGATGGGAACTTCCAGTGTCTCGGAAGTCCAGACGAGGTAAATAACATCATTCAATATTCTCGATCTTCAGTTATTCATCTCGTTTTGTCTGATCATAAATGCATTTATGAAACAGCTGAAGGTTAGATATGGAGGATCGTACATGTTCACAGTAACTACATCTCAAGAAGACGAGATGGAAGTGCAGAACTTGGTTAAACATCTATCTGGGAACGCGAAGAAGACGTATCAGTTGAGTGGGACACAGAAATTCGAGGTGCCGAAGAATAAGGTTAAAATCTCGGATGTTTTCCAGACAGTGAAGCTTGCAAAGCAGAGGTGTAATGTACTGTCTTGGGGTTTAGCTGACACAACATTGGAGGATGTTTTCATCAAGGTGGCTACTCAGGCTCAACCATCAACAATAACCCCTGCATGATAGGGGTAACCCCAAccaagatggctaaggatacaaacttgttaCCATAAGGTCActcacgagttcgaatcccagtcctcttggtttgagtcagtcagctatggataacctatgctggtttacctccttgtggtcctttaccGGCTAGGGTTATAAGACAGAGTTTATCTAGTGCGCACGCTCGGTGGCTgcggtttccctcgtcactcaaacaaaaaaacactACTGCATGATATATTGAGCACTTTGCTCCCTTCAGTTTTCACAAGTTTTTGTTAACTTTTGGGGATAAAACATATGCTTATATATTTCACATTGCCTTTTAGATATAATTTTATGTATAGTTGGCTTTAATGCTTGAAAAATGTAGTTTATAGTAAAAATTTATCTCACGTATAAAAGTGTGTAAAGAATGTATATGAAAAGTAGATATGATCATAGAAAATAGCTTGAAGAAGCTTCCTTGTTTCTTATTCGATGTTGTAGAGAGATATTGGAGAGAAAGAGAGTGGATGAGCCGAAAAGACCCCAAAAGGACTAAGGTCCTTTTTATAAAGCTAATACTCGTACCCAGTACcaaatatatgtacaaaatacATAGGGCGGTATATTCGGGGTATATTTTTTATCAAGTAGTCCCTAGTTCGTGCCCTAACGTCGAGCCAGTGAGGAAGAGTTTGGGCTGAAAAAACTGATCATATAGCTCGCGATTTACACTAGTTGCCTCGGTAAAAACTTTAGGTTAAGAAAAAACGCAGTGAAAATttcttagctaagggaaaaaaaagCACAACCTTAAGTACAATCTTTTGAATTATAAAGGGTTGTCTGATTTTTTTCCGATCTAGAGATCGGATTAGAAACATGACTGAGAGATCAAATTTTATCGATCTAGCGATCGGATTACTAATTACAATCAGGAGGTTGAATTAATTGCGATTCGAAGATCGAATTTCACCAATCAAGAGATTAGGCACGGACTGAATGATATGAGTACACAGTTCGCGACGAACTCCTCGAGTTTGAGTTGAGCACAGGGGGGTGATTTAtactggttgcctcgttaaaaaccttaaactaagaaaaacccattgggaaaaaaacttagctaaggagAAAAAAAAGTACAACTGCAAGTGCAATCTTTTGGACTACTGAGGGAAAGAATTGTTTGGGTTCTAGTCGTCTAGAGATGCAATTTTACCAATCAAGGGATTGTAATTACTTACGATCTGGCGATCAAATTTTAGCATGATTAAGAGACCAAATTTTTACCGATTTAGAGATCGGGTTTCACAAATCAGCAGATCGAACTTTTAATGAGATCTAGTGATCAAGTCTTACCAATCAGGAGATTGGATTTATTCATGGTCCAGTGACATCTACTGATCTTACTGATCATAAGCGGGAACGCCTCTCCCCATGCCCTCTACTCGGGCTAACCGGTCGTAATTAGTTTGAGTTCGGTCGAACCTTGACCCAGATTACTTGGTTTTAAGATCGTTCTTATTTGATCATGCTTGATTAGTTTTGATTACCACATTAATCACTATGACGGGTTTTGAAAACCGAAAATTATATGAATGCAGAGATTCCCCCTTTTAGCACTCAGTTCACGAACGAACAAAGAGTTCCAAGCGGAGGGACGCTAGGAAACTCGAAAGTCTAACGAAACCAGGAAGGTCATTATGCTCAAGAAGTATGCTATGGTGTGTTATAGTCACCAGAGTCACTTTGCTCGGGAAGCGCATTACGATCAGAAATTGCTTTAGTGAGCTCCGTAGGTCGAGGGAGTTGCCCTACAATCCTAACAGTAGCTCCCACTCCCCATGTTGCGAGAATCGCCAGCACAAGAGAGTAGCTACGATGGCTTCCCGAGTTCGTTTTCGATATTGACTGCGATCGGGAAGTAACTTGATTGAGTTCACAGTGCTGATGCATCGGACCATACTTATAGTATTGATGGTCGGTTTGACTAACTTGTAGGACTTTGAGGATTTACGAGGTTTAAATTTACTATCAAGAGATCGGACCTCTAACGAGATAGAGGGATTGAATGTTACCGATCAAGCGATCGAATTTTTAACGTGACTAAGTGTCTCAATTGCCTACTTCGTAGGGCTTAATGCTGAGAATTCGTCCCGGGCTCATCGTGGCGATGGTGGCAATGCCGACTTAACCGGACTTATAGTGTTAGTGGTGGTAATGCTGACCTAACCAAACTTAATTGCCTACTACGTAGGGCTTATGCCAAGATACGATTTTGGGCTTACAAGGTTGGTGGTGGTAGTACCAACCTAATCGGGCTTTGTATACGATTAATTTGCATACATGATCGTGTAACAACTTAcaaagcaaattaaaaaaaaattcaagcttttaaaattttagcttTGCTCGGTCGCAGCTTCGAACAGGTGGGCTCGAGCATTTGATGAAGTTTACTGATCTTAATGATCGtaaatgggcaccttgctcccaacACCCTATAACCGGGCAAAtaaatgggcaccttgctcccaacACCCTACAACCGGACAAATAAATGGGCACCTTACTCTCGaaatgggcaccttactcccatcACTCTATAACCGGGCAAATCAGTCCGAGGACCATTCGAAACGGGCACCATACTACTCTTGAAATGGGCACCTTACTCTCATCACCCGCTATAACTGGGCAAATTGGTCCGAGGACCATTCGAAACgagcaccttactcccgtagttttttctGACTTTTAGTCATAACGATCTTGACGATCGTaaatgggcaccttactcccaacgCCCTATAACCGGGCAAATTGGTATGAGAACCAAGTGGTCGTGAGTTCGATCCCCACCTAcagacgacgccatttgatagTAAAAATCCATCTCAGGTATAAAAGTGTGTAAAGAATGTATATGAAAAGTAGAGATGATCATGGAAAATAGCTTGAAGAAGCTTCCTTgttagagagagagggagagagggagagagggagagagagagtgtgtgtgtgagcAAAAAAGTCCCCCAAATGAAGGACTAAGGTCCTTTTTATAAGGCTAGCTAATACTCGTACTCAATACCAATTcaaatatatgtacaaaatacGTAGGACGGTATATTTGGATTATATTCCTTATTACCAGTAGTAAACATACACAAACttcttttatttcatttctttatatcatttattgacttaattatttTTCCATATTACTAAAAGTTACTctacaaataaaattatgaaattctaaatattttaaaGATATATTGACAAATAATTGATTACATATTACTCTGGATTatttgtggatttttttttttacttttaattaacaTGAAGAAATATTGCATGTTTCACCTCTTGTTTAacaattagttgttagctattagtaaaatttgttaaaaaatgTTAGTTGATTGTGTTAATTGATTTAACCAATTAAGATCATTAgttgtttgtaaataaatatttggtaacattaattgttagttgataacatttaaatgattttaagcaatgatatgaatatattttatactaacaatttattaattactcctATAATAATAAGCAcacatttaataaataatatttatattaacaaACACTAACTTCATTAATACAAttctttataaaaattaaataacacataataattaagaatatttaataaaagATTTTATTTTCTCACTACTTTcatcaaataaacaaattaaaattttaaaaaataaaaataaaaatctgttAGTTAAAATGAAAAGTTTAAGAAATAGGGAGAAGAGACCCTAAGGTTTAGAAAAGAAGTACGTGGtattaaaagaattttataatttttccttttaaagttgaaatGAAACACTATGAGTAACTTTTttagcaaattatatcatgaattaAGGTTAGCATTGCAATGTGGATCAttgatatatattcattttaacatATTGCGGGTTCAATTTTAGTGTactacatgtttatttttagatagTACATTAAAAACGAACTTGTgacatactaaaaataaacatatatcaaaatataatgaaccACTAAAAAGGAATATAAAGTATAGTATAAATTAATCTTCAACTAACATACTAAAAGTGAACCTTATATCAATAGACCTCTTACTGGGCACAAAGACTATGTGTATCACtgcacacatttttttttcattttcgaACAATAGGGTTTTAATTAACAAAcccctctatctctctctctctctctctctctaatctCCTTTGTcacctatctctctctctctcgatcTTATCATTAGAACTAAAAAACCCTCTAAAAACCTCGATTGAGGTTGCTCTAAGAGTTTAAGCTAGGTGGCATTTGATTGAAAACTTTTGCATCATATATtattgaatttgattttttttttgaaaacgaatttgatatttattattacatttgtttGTCTACTTTTACTATCCTATTATTCCATATCAACTTCTTAGTCATCATAAAACGTATTAGCATTCTCATTTTCGATCTACTTCTGaataaaggaataaaaaataaaaaagttagtGTACATGCATTGAATATGGAATTTTAATATATGAACACACATATGCATGCGtgtatatttattcattttaattttaattaattagatttcaattcttatttattacttaaataaACCAATTACAATTACAAGTATTTAATTCCGATTTCCATGCTTGTCCCAGTACCTTTCCTAAATACTGCTTTAATTAGTTGATTAAGTCAAATAGTTAAAATGAGTAAAAGATCTAAAAGTTAAACAAAAGAAGAAAGCATTTATTAAACAAGGTGATTAATTtaggaaaaatatttctttataattaatataaaaatttaacgtttaatttctaaatataaaatcatTCATGCTTCATCTGCTCAAtcactctttttctttttcaattctcTCAAATAAACTAGTGAGTTAAACTTGTGCGGGTCTTCAATCAGTCTTCTTGGACATGAAGAAACCTAATTCCGATTTGCCGTAGGAaacacgtaatatatatatatatatatatatatatatatatatatatatatatatatatatatatatatattcccatcCATCCATCCATAATATGAGTTGCGTAGTTCTCGTAACCGCCTTGGTTTTGCGAAATCCTTATTAGGGTTTTCTTGATTCATccagggagagagagagagagaatggagTGTGAAACCCCAATCGATGAGTACTATTGCGCAGCATGGGAAGCTCCATATCTTCGAACACCGGAACTCCTTCAATCTTCACCGTCCACTACATCTCATCAATACTTTTACATCCGAATCGATCTTGAATTTCTCTCCCCATCTGCGAACGCAATCGCCGCCGACGATGATGGGGATTTTGACCCGAATTGCTTCCAGAGCGTCACCAAAACGGAGCACTTCTGGGCACCGTGCCGCCGCCTAGAccctgatgatgatgagaaacTCCCCTGCGGCTTCGTCTCCGGCGTGCTTTCCGGCATGGGGATCCCGCCCGACGGGCAACCGTTCTTTCTGCAGAAAATCTCAGATTGCGCCGAGGAAATCGCGAATGCAGCCCACAACAAGAGGGAGAAGATTCTGCCCATGATTGTCTCCGCTAGCGTCTTGGTGGACTCTCAGTCTCTCGGGGATCATCAACAATAAACTTAACCAACGCATAGAGATCAGAGATGAGAGAATTAGGTAGGATAGGATAGGCTAATGTTAGTTTCTGTTTTGTATTTGAATTTTGGTGTTTCCAGTTTTTAACTTCTAAAGACTATACTCCTCAATTCATACATATATTAAATTACACGTCTCcatacaagtatatatatatcatttttctttGTGCTATATGGATGGTTTCTTTTTAGCTGTTACTTGTGGTAGGCTCCCGAGATGCAACGTAACCATCCATATTTGACTAAAACAATGGCTTGTAGGGAGGCCTTGAAGGATCGAGGTATCTCTCAAGTTGtgctactatatatacattctgATTGTCTAAATTTTTACTTCTCAAGTACTGTTGGCGGCTATCTTAAACATGCTTTTGATTTTGTTCATTGTAATTTTAAGTTCATGCATAGGTCAATGAATGTTGTTGCTCAAACTTTGGCTGCGAGAGGTATCTCTCAAATGGTGTCCATGTTCTGGCATGAGTTTATTGTGAACTTGTATCCACAGGTTTTTTAATGTGAAGTTGTTAacttattttggtgttaaaaaaatttaatgcattataattataaggtatttaatttataattacatatagtaatttataattaattttactttttatttttatttttatttttatttttattatcatggTTGCAATAGGCGCTTGGGCCCAgtatgacatatatatatatacctcttacttttcttatttatataataaataaattaataagagAGTTAACTTGGCTAACTCTCATGTGAGACTGTATCCTGTTACTTATGCTGAAATtgaaaaa
It includes:
- the LOC116010118 gene encoding ABC transporter A family member 7-like isoform X1 — encoded protein: MAGFGNQANALFRKNLTYQKRRLRSHLKAFFFPVVLFILLLILQIITKRIKRDEISARIPNEIPPLLQVPSPQFRAVRDGSIPFPDLPDASCRETGSCPATVLVTGNNITLGESVAGKMFTDSLNLNSSIDKDSIARGFFGTNYSFSIPYEDIVPFEIPIYHIQSQCTNFSTISVPVNSFDDVKDLEVLCVQGQHVWRKSYSEINDELSKGYKDGNTEGSINEIMAAYDFLDTSDKNFNIHIAYNSTYAGMDSGDVNLLRVSRSENMASNAYLQFLRGPSMEVVLESVGEMPTPGGLNRPDDVASSTISSIFFTWVILQLFPVVLSALVYEKQQNLRIMMKMHGLGEAPYWVNMYLYFFAVCLVYMFCFVLVGSLTGLIIFRLNSYAVQCVFYFIFTNLQISMAFLFAAFFRSLKAATVVAYIIVFGSGILATLVFQPLVDDPNFPRSWIIIIELYPGFSLYRGLYELSKYAEGGYKVGTFGMLWEYLSYSTNGMREVLIITTTEWLVFLVIAYYLDQVISSGSGVARSPLFCLRKSPKQLLSSVQKPPQNDESAIEMENDDVAQERRKVEQLLSEKNPNYTTICYNLKKVYPGKDGNPEKFAVKGLTLALKRGECFGMLGPNGAGKTTFISMMTGLLNPSSGTAYVEGLDLRSQMGQIYQSMGICPQDSLLWGNLTGREHLLFYGRLKNLKGAALIQAVEESLKSFNLFHGGVADRLAGKYSGGMRRRLSVAIALIGDPKIVYLDEPSTGLDPASRKLLWDVVKRAKQDRSIVLTTHSMEEAEYLCDRIGIFVDGNFQCLGSPDELKVRYGGSYMFTVTTSQEDEMEVQNLVKHLSGNAKKTYQLSGTQKFEVPKNKVKISDVFQTVKLAKQRCNVLSWGLADTTLEDVFIKVATQAQPSTITPA